A window of Cohnella herbarum contains these coding sequences:
- a CDS encoding alpha-amylase family glycosyl hydrolase has product MNKDGESAMKRLNRLFALPLVGGMLCLSACSAERETATMDKPATAEKQQLLRPPAPEWSDKAVMYEVNVRQYTKEGTFKAFEAHLPRLREMGVDILWFMPIHSISAKNRNGTLGSYYAVDDYKAVNPEFGTADDFKALVGKAHEMGFKVVLDWVANHTGWDNAWTANPDWYTTDEAGNIVQPPGTNWTDVADLNYENPEMKAAMLDAMKYWVMEFDVDGYRADYAGGVPTSFWETAREELEKIKPVYMLAEDDQQIRLLSRAFNSNYGWALYNLMNQTAKGLSGAEQIKKYAERLEKQYPAGTYPLNFTSNHDENSWIGTEYERLGDAVKTMAALGFVLPGMPLIYSGQEAGLSKRLSFFDKDEIPWSDLSMQKFYQELIRLKHDNPALWNGKSGGVYQGLETVSGVEAGATETADVTETVAKAAKPILAFERTKGGNTVVVIMNLSSEAVKAATVSGISAGIYRSFPSQTAVDIQATLQIELEPWEYLIYAK; this is encoded by the coding sequence GTCTGAGCGCTTGCAGTGCGGAACGGGAAACGGCCACTATGGATAAACCTGCGACCGCGGAGAAACAACAACTTCTGCGGCCTCCGGCTCCGGAATGGTCGGATAAAGCGGTTATGTACGAGGTGAACGTCCGTCAATATACGAAGGAAGGCACGTTCAAAGCTTTCGAAGCTCATCTGCCGCGTCTGCGGGAGATGGGAGTAGACATCCTGTGGTTTATGCCTATTCACTCCATATCGGCCAAGAACCGGAACGGGACGCTCGGCTCCTATTACGCAGTCGACGATTATAAGGCGGTGAATCCGGAGTTCGGTACGGCGGACGACTTCAAAGCTTTGGTGGGCAAAGCTCACGAAATGGGCTTCAAAGTCGTCTTGGATTGGGTAGCCAACCACACGGGTTGGGATAACGCTTGGACTGCGAACCCGGACTGGTATACGACGGACGAAGCGGGGAATATCGTGCAGCCGCCCGGAACCAACTGGACGGACGTCGCGGATCTGAACTACGAGAATCCGGAAATGAAGGCCGCCATGCTGGATGCCATGAAGTATTGGGTGATGGAATTCGATGTCGACGGATACCGGGCCGATTATGCCGGAGGAGTGCCGACGTCCTTCTGGGAAACGGCGCGCGAGGAACTAGAGAAGATCAAGCCGGTCTATATGTTGGCGGAAGACGATCAGCAGATCCGTCTGCTGAGCCGCGCGTTCAATTCCAATTACGGCTGGGCATTGTACAATCTGATGAATCAGACCGCCAAAGGCTTAAGCGGCGCCGAGCAAATAAAGAAATATGCGGAGCGATTGGAGAAACAATACCCTGCCGGCACTTATCCGCTGAACTTTACTTCCAATCACGATGAGAACTCATGGATCGGCACGGAATATGAGAGGCTAGGGGACGCGGTAAAGACGATGGCCGCTCTCGGCTTCGTTCTGCCGGGCATGCCGTTGATTTACTCGGGACAGGAAGCCGGACTGAGCAAGCGTCTATCATTTTTCGACAAGGATGAGATTCCGTGGAGCGACCTGTCGATGCAGAAGTTCTATCAAGAGCTCATTCGCTTGAAGCACGATAACCCCGCGCTTTGGAACGGGAAATCGGGCGGGGTGTATCAAGGGTTGGAGACGGTCTCGGGCGTAGAAGCGGGAGCGACCGAGACAGCGGACGTGACCGAGACAGTGGCAAAAGCCGCTAAACCTATACTCGCTTTCGAAAGAACGAAGGGCGGCAACACCGTCGTTGTTATCATGAATTTATCCTCCGAAGCCGTGAAAGCCGCGACCGTATCCGGCATATCCGCGGGAATCTACCGATCATTCCCTTCGCAAACGGCCGTGGATATTCAAGCGACGCTTCAGATCGAGTTAGAACCTTGGGAATACTTAATATACGCGAAGTAG
- a CDS encoding DMT family transporter: MKNKGLKLAYLFSLLNAAIIGFSFLLTKIALEYAHPLDTLTYRFAVSFGIMSIPVAFGWVKLKYRGKPLYKVLLLATMYPLGFFTLQAFGLQHATSAEGGILYAFTPVVTMIFASLFLKETTTLLQKMSIFLSVFGVIFIFVMKGSGIDWSNLTGIILLILTCAAFAGYSVMARSLTKEFSPAEITYLMLGIGFVVFLIVSLTKHASAGTLDRLLSPLANGSFILSILYLGAISSLVTALTSNYILSKMEASKMSVFSNLSTIVSIAAGAVFLGEEVTVYHLVGSALIIAGVIGANRLGKTKVVVKPSHKHKRLSPSSDGEGTFMSEVIQK, from the coding sequence ATGAAAAATAAAGGCCTGAAATTAGCCTATCTGTTCTCCTTGTTAAATGCAGCCATTATTGGATTTTCGTTCTTGTTAACTAAAATAGCACTCGAATACGCCCACCCGCTTGATACGCTAACTTATCGATTTGCCGTTTCCTTCGGGATCATGTCGATCCCAGTGGCATTCGGCTGGGTCAAGCTTAAGTACCGCGGCAAGCCGCTTTATAAAGTGCTGCTGTTGGCAACGATGTATCCGCTCGGCTTTTTTACGCTGCAAGCTTTCGGACTGCAGCATGCCACCTCTGCCGAAGGGGGTATTTTGTACGCGTTCACGCCCGTCGTGACGATGATATTCGCCTCTCTTTTTTTGAAGGAAACGACGACCCTCTTGCAGAAAATGTCCATCTTCCTGTCGGTGTTCGGCGTAATTTTCATCTTCGTCATGAAGGGGAGCGGTATCGATTGGTCGAACCTAACGGGAATCATCCTATTGATCTTAACGTGCGCGGCTTTTGCCGGATACAGCGTGATGGCCCGTTCGCTTACGAAGGAGTTTAGCCCGGCGGAAATCACTTACTTGATGTTGGGTATCGGATTCGTCGTATTTCTGATCGTTTCGTTGACTAAACATGCGAGCGCCGGAACTCTTGACCGGCTTTTGTCGCCTCTTGCCAACGGCAGCTTTATTCTGTCGATCCTTTATCTGGGCGCGATCTCTTCTCTGGTTACGGCGCTGACGTCCAACTACATCTTATCCAAGATGGAAGCTTCGAAAATGAGCGTATTCTCCAATCTGTCGACCATCGTCTCGATCGCGGCGGGTGCGGTATTCCTTGGAGAAGAAGTCACGGTCTATCATCTCGTCGGATCGGCGCTCATTATTGCGGGGGTTATAGGCGCGAATCGGTTGGGGAAAACTAAAGTCGTCGTGAAACCGTCGCACAAGCATAAACGGCTATCGCCGTCCTCGGATGGCGAAGGAACGTTTATGTCGGAGGTCATTCAGAAATGA
- a CDS encoding aminotransferase-like domain-containing protein — protein sequence MKKADSILSDMELKLRNGLYVPGQKLPSVRSAAELYGCSISTIIRAYAELEKRHAIYSIPQSGYYVVGKPEDSRHEEDEGVDFTSASPDVNLFPYLDFQHCLNKAIDTYKYQLFTYGDPQGLRTLRQTLVSHLAGDQVFAKAEQIIVTSGAQQALEIVSRMPFPNGKSVILVEQPSYDIYLRYLEAEGIPVRGIARTAKGIDLRELEERFRSGGIKFFYTMSRYHNPLGTSLSKEERTTIARLAGKYDVYVVEDDYMADLGEERGFEPIYAYDRSSHVVYLKSFSKIIFPGLRLGAAVLPGGLMQTFQGFKRSNDASLLSQAALDVYIKNGMYERHKYKIYSQYAERIRALTDAVQRYNGEGLIETSGVESGVYMQFKLPQTVNLERLIKRLAKRNVNVVSGKGFYLSDYLDREKFIRISISRARPELIDDGVKAIIEEVKRGMKVQA from the coding sequence ATGAAGAAGGCCGACTCGATCTTATCGGATATGGAGCTTAAACTCAGGAACGGACTATACGTTCCCGGTCAGAAGCTGCCTTCCGTTCGCAGCGCCGCGGAGTTGTACGGTTGCAGCATCAGCACGATCATTCGCGCTTACGCGGAATTGGAAAAGAGGCATGCGATTTATTCCATCCCGCAAAGCGGTTATTATGTAGTCGGCAAACCGGAAGATTCGCGCCACGAGGAGGACGAGGGGGTCGATTTCACTTCGGCGTCGCCGGACGTGAACTTGTTTCCTTATTTGGATTTCCAGCATTGCTTGAACAAAGCGATCGACACTTACAAATACCAGTTGTTTACCTATGGCGATCCGCAAGGTTTGCGAACGTTACGCCAAACGCTTGTTTCCCACTTGGCCGGCGATCAAGTATTCGCTAAAGCGGAGCAGATCATCGTCACTTCGGGAGCGCAGCAAGCGTTGGAGATCGTGTCGCGAATGCCCTTCCCGAACGGAAAATCGGTCATCCTGGTCGAACAGCCGAGCTACGATATTTATTTGCGTTATCTGGAGGCGGAGGGCATACCGGTTCGCGGAATCGCCCGTACGGCCAAGGGGATCGATTTGCGGGAATTGGAGGAGCGGTTCCGTAGCGGCGGGATTAAATTTTTCTACACGATGTCGAGATACCACAATCCATTGGGCACATCCTTAAGCAAGGAGGAGCGGACAACGATTGCCCGATTGGCCGGGAAATACGACGTGTACGTCGTGGAAGATGATTACATGGCGGATTTGGGCGAAGAGAGGGGATTCGAACCGATATACGCTTACGATCGAAGCTCGCATGTCGTTTATTTGAAAAGCTTCTCGAAGATCATTTTCCCGGGGTTGAGATTGGGGGCGGCCGTTCTGCCCGGAGGATTGATGCAGACTTTCCAAGGTTTCAAGAGAAGCAACGACGCCTCCCTTCTGTCCCAGGCGGCGCTCGACGTCTATATTAAGAACGGGATGTACGAGCGGCATAAATACAAAATATACAGTCAATACGCCGAGCGGATTCGCGCGTTAACCGATGCGGTTCAGCGTTACAACGGGGAAGGTTTGATCGAAACTTCGGGTGTCGAATCCGGTGTTTACATGCAGTTTAAGCTACCGCAAACGGTTAATCTGGAGCGATTGATCAAACGGCTTGCGAAGAGAAACGTCAACGTCGTATCGGGAAAAGGATTCTACTTGTCCGATTACTTGGATAGGGAGAAGTTTATTCGGATCAGCATTTCGCGGGCACGGCCCGAGCTAATCGATGACGGAGTTAAGGCGATCATCGAAGAAGTGAAGCGTGGGATGAAGGTTCAAGCTTAA
- a CDS encoding PucR family transcriptional regulator, which produces MDDDRTIFNRSFDSLTTLADAISEALRCPVTIEDAHHRLIAYSTHDPQTDPVRIATIIGRRVPEKVIRELWQNGIMGALNGSDDPVRVPAIDGIGFGDRIAIAIRRKSEVLGYIWVLETGRRLDPNDMAQLKKAAEAVKANILELEMKSRKTEKEYQEFFWQLLTGHYLSGEMIQAKADKLGVTLPLGYYVIVFEFESEITEETHRQIRYHIHTNPQDKVALHIINGKQLILLSGQADEASIRQIWNRLSSSAVNAGVSLSSGQYAEVEKRYQEALLVLRIKKHYPEEMNATYRYEDLGFYQFMPRMAEERREHDHENARIRRLKAYDREHHSDLIRTLDVFLTTDSNAKKTAEILHIHTNTLTYRLKRIEEIGELDLDDMNQKVSLYLELRLARFTGQPLR; this is translated from the coding sequence ATGGACGACGACCGAACGATATTTAACCGGAGCTTCGATAGTTTGACGACTCTTGCCGACGCGATCAGCGAGGCGTTGCGTTGCCCGGTCACGATTGAAGATGCCCATCACAGGCTGATCGCCTACAGTACGCACGATCCGCAAACCGATCCGGTAAGGATCGCGACGATTATCGGTCGGCGGGTTCCCGAGAAGGTCATACGGGAACTATGGCAGAACGGCATTATGGGAGCCTTGAACGGAAGCGATGACCCGGTTCGCGTGCCGGCGATAGACGGAATCGGTTTCGGAGACCGAATAGCGATAGCGATTCGCAGGAAAAGCGAAGTATTAGGCTACATTTGGGTGCTGGAGACGGGGAGGCGGCTTGATCCGAACGACATGGCGCAGTTGAAGAAAGCCGCCGAAGCCGTGAAAGCCAACATATTAGAGCTTGAGATGAAGAGCAGGAAAACGGAAAAAGAATATCAGGAGTTTTTCTGGCAACTGCTAACGGGGCATTACTTATCGGGCGAGATGATTCAAGCGAAGGCAGATAAGCTGGGGGTTACTCTTCCTCTCGGTTATTACGTAATCGTGTTTGAATTCGAGTCAGAGATCACGGAAGAAACGCATAGGCAAATCCGTTATCACATTCACACCAATCCTCAAGACAAAGTCGCGCTTCATATCATCAACGGCAAACAGTTGATTTTGTTATCGGGGCAGGCTGACGAGGCTTCCATCCGTCAGATATGGAATCGATTGAGCTCGTCTGCCGTTAACGCCGGGGTAAGTCTGTCTTCCGGCCAATACGCGGAAGTGGAGAAGCGATATCAGGAAGCATTGCTAGTACTGCGGATCAAGAAGCATTATCCCGAAGAAATGAATGCGACCTATCGCTACGAAGATCTGGGTTTCTATCAATTCATGCCGAGAATGGCGGAAGAACGGCGGGAACATGATCACGAGAATGCTCGAATCCGCAGACTGAAAGCCTATGATCGGGAGCATCATTCCGATTTGATTCGAACGTTGGACGTCTTCCTAACTACCGATAGCAATGCGAAGAAGACGGCGGAAATCCTTCATATACATACGAATACGTTGACGTATCGGCTCAAGCGCATCGAGGAAATCGGAGAGCTCGATTTGGACGATATGAACCAGAAGGTATCGCTATATTTAGAGTTGCGGCTGGCGAGGTTCACCGGTCAACCGCTTCGTTAA
- a CDS encoding acyltransferase domain-containing protein, protein MDFLTESKIAEFNRLLRLPQPALDVLYEAAAIVREHSGLRELLRQSGLSRIPVADADNDMGALAATVAEYPKFLEDHAAYLRTEMGDRAGMFAVILVLGLLDRTIAYYGSKRIPEEVLIETLKDLTIWMKHHYAHNGTWGLAELSWLLNHATGQLFRLGRLQFAHKAFNHAVVVLRNANSGEVVILSEPGVNYRRDGRVDGTNGKYESEQGWQARYDQSDDRFIVGNPIRSSGFASEETIRLSASDWVVVLRRGDPVLEVHIPEDGPMRPEQCRESFDNATRFYREQFPEKPYRAFVCTSWLLDPQLADLVPAPANITSFQKTFSLFPVLSDERETYRRVFGTDDLDPVTASRDTGLRRAIVEYAEAGHLLHGGAGLLLADAI, encoded by the coding sequence ATGGACTTTCTGACGGAATCGAAAATTGCGGAGTTTAACCGGCTTCTACGCTTGCCTCAGCCGGCATTAGACGTCTTGTATGAAGCCGCGGCGATCGTTCGCGAGCATTCGGGGCTGCGCGAGCTGCTACGGCAGAGCGGCTTAAGCAGGATCCCGGTTGCGGATGCCGATAACGATATGGGGGCTTTGGCTGCAACCGTCGCGGAATACCCGAAGTTCTTGGAGGATCATGCCGCGTACCTGCGAACCGAAATGGGGGACCGAGCGGGGATGTTCGCCGTCATCCTGGTGCTCGGCTTGTTGGATCGGACAATCGCTTATTACGGCTCGAAGCGAATTCCGGAAGAGGTGCTGATCGAGACTTTAAAAGATTTGACGATCTGGATGAAGCATCATTATGCTCATAACGGCACCTGGGGACTTGCCGAATTAAGCTGGTTGCTTAACCATGCGACCGGGCAACTGTTTCGGCTTGGGCGGTTGCAGTTCGCGCATAAAGCGTTTAATCATGCGGTCGTTGTCCTGCGTAACGCGAATAGCGGAGAGGTCGTCATTCTCTCCGAGCCGGGCGTCAATTACCGCCGGGACGGGCGGGTAGACGGCACGAACGGGAAATACGAATCGGAACAAGGCTGGCAGGCCCGGTACGATCAATCGGATGATCGCTTTATCGTCGGCAACCCGATTCGATCTTCCGGCTTTGCGTCGGAAGAGACGATACGGCTTTCCGCGTCCGATTGGGTCGTCGTGCTGCGGCGCGGCGATCCCGTATTGGAGGTTCACATTCCGGAGGATGGTCCGATGCGGCCGGAACAATGCAGAGAGTCCTTCGATAATGCCACTCGGTTCTATCGCGAGCAATTTCCGGAGAAACCGTACCGGGCATTCGTCTGCACGTCCTGGCTTCTAGATCCTCAGCTCGCGGACCTTGTCCCCGCCCCCGCGAACATTACGTCATTCCAGAAGACGTTCTCGCTGTTTCCCGTATTGTCGGACGAGCGAGAAACTTACCGGAGAGTGTTCGGGACGGACGATCTGGACCCGGTTACGGCTAGTCGGGATACGGGCTTAAGACGGGCGATCGTCGAATACGCGGAAGCGGGTCATCTTCTTCACGGCGGCGCAGGGTTATTGCTAGCGGATGCGATCTAA
- a CDS encoding response regulator produces MLKLLIVDDMPIIADGLYELFCEEQRMPMEVYKAYSVPGAFSVMRDHQIDIIVTDIKMPEISGLELLKEVKQRQPQCKVIFLTSYHDFNFAREAIILGGSDFIMKTEGDARILEAVYKAAGEVLEERNSRVLIAKAQTQFRVALPSLQREFLLELLQGKPIGSNDRCEQFRALEIDLHPATPVYLVVARIDRWKQSMTWSDRALLLYSVRNIMNEYLSPKVRMVTLNLDSSHIVGIWQPMDELDDRKETSKSFRFFYGTLETIQNTCRELLKLRLSVVLGGSATSWEHIGEKLHRLEFLMQSGIGLNQELLTTDEELINHHTKQRTLAMSPVESSVYLKLARYSALPGLLASGKSSEFIELFEDLVVTVREAGDHIGLRLETLHYLSHLFIGFMNRRQLLSDRTEKISLDLLLRMNPDLEWERYADYYRNLALSLFEHASIDQKDHSDRLVEDVDQYILDNLNQDLSLTRLGEHVHLNPTYLSRLYKQITGKGISDYITEARLEKAKHLISHSDMKIHEIAIEVGYQSGIAFSRFFKKLMNIAPQDYRDLQQGR; encoded by the coding sequence ATGCTGAAGCTGTTGATCGTTGACGATATGCCGATCATCGCGGACGGTTTGTACGAATTGTTCTGCGAGGAACAACGAATGCCTATGGAGGTTTACAAGGCGTATTCCGTGCCGGGGGCCTTCTCCGTTATGCGGGATCATCAGATCGATATCATCGTGACCGATATCAAGATGCCCGAAATTTCGGGATTGGAGTTATTGAAGGAAGTGAAGCAACGGCAACCGCAGTGCAAAGTGATCTTCTTAACGAGTTATCATGACTTCAACTTCGCCAGAGAGGCCATTATTCTTGGCGGATCCGACTTCATTATGAAGACGGAAGGAGATGCCCGCATTCTCGAAGCCGTATACAAAGCCGCGGGCGAAGTTCTCGAGGAACGCAACTCGCGGGTGTTGATCGCGAAAGCCCAAACTCAATTCCGCGTGGCCCTTCCTTCGTTGCAACGGGAATTTCTGCTCGAGCTTCTTCAAGGCAAACCGATCGGATCGAACGATCGATGCGAGCAATTTCGCGCGCTGGAGATCGACCTGCACCCTGCCACCCCCGTCTATCTCGTCGTCGCGCGGATCGACAGGTGGAAGCAATCGATGACCTGGTCGGATCGGGCGCTGCTCCTCTATTCCGTACGGAATATTATGAATGAATACTTATCGCCCAAGGTACGAATGGTTACGCTTAACCTGGATTCGTCGCACATCGTCGGAATTTGGCAACCAATGGACGAGCTGGACGACCGCAAAGAAACGAGCAAATCGTTCCGGTTTTTCTATGGAACGTTGGAGACGATCCAGAACACTTGCCGCGAGTTGCTTAAGCTGCGGCTTTCCGTTGTGCTCGGCGGCTCGGCTACCTCTTGGGAACACATCGGGGAAAAGCTGCACCGGTTAGAATTTCTCATGCAGAGCGGGATCGGATTGAATCAAGAGCTGCTGACTACGGACGAAGAGCTGATCAATCATCATACGAAGCAACGAACCTTGGCGATGAGCCCCGTGGAATCCAGCGTCTATCTAAAGCTGGCGCGGTATTCCGCCCTCCCGGGTCTGCTGGCGAGCGGCAAGAGTTCGGAATTCATAGAACTTTTCGAGGATCTCGTAGTCACCGTCAGAGAAGCCGGCGATCACATCGGGTTACGTTTGGAGACGTTACACTATTTATCCCATTTGTTCATCGGTTTTATGAATCGCAGACAGCTTCTATCGGACAGGACCGAGAAAATTAGTCTTGATCTCCTGCTCCGGATGAACCCGGATCTCGAATGGGAGCGCTACGCGGACTATTACCGCAACCTTGCCTTATCCCTCTTCGAGCATGCGTCAATCGACCAGAAAGATCATTCGGATCGTTTAGTCGAAGATGTCGATCAATATATCCTCGACAATCTGAATCAGGATTTATCGCTTACGAGATTAGGAGAGCACGTTCATCTGAATCCAACCTATTTGTCCAGGCTGTACAAGCAAATAACGGGCAAAGGCATCTCGGATTATATAACGGAAGCCCGCTTGGAGAAAGCGAAGCATCTGATCTCGCATAGCGATATGAAAATCCATGAAATCGCCATAGAAGTCGGTTATCAATCCGGGATCGCCTTCTCCCGTTTTTTCAAGAAACTGATGAATATCGCCCCTCAAGACTACAGGGACTTGCAACAGGGACGCTAG
- a CDS encoding sensor histidine kinase produces the protein MPQLWRRLPKLIADRSILTKLIASLFILVTPLYVFNYVITNIGADNNRKEIERALTSSLQSYSNILDGEVQRIQQMLNMSALDIAIEHVEVIKPDISYLEKAAFLSKVGPYLNRIQYSTRFVSDSIAYLPLMNTTVAKIGGNSSFQAESFEALKTQAKPFILWNDRLYMNAPFITSPGDKEGMLILAVQISEATVADYISKIMSFDRGGALLFDMRNTWEISANKQDSAGSEIKRRLLANAVNESRGYGPRVVTENIRGESYFIVYEPWAGSNVLLAAYAPESEIYDSLSIYKKYFYSFSLISILIIILFSLGLYKLIHKPLRMLIHAFRRVEIGQLRFSLAHRNEDEFGYLYRRFNNMTETLDNMVNVVYEQKLLNQRSELKRLQSQINPHFLYNNFFVLHRLVRSGNADKASRFTEYLGRYFQFVTRDASDEIKLEDDVLHAQTYVDIQSVCFDQRVFVKFEPLPEEIKQVMVPRLILQPLLENCFNHVFEKQLARGELSVSFHADGQYVRIDVEDNGKQLDDSQLETLVAKLSEADKQTEESTGMINVHRRLRLKFGDESGLVLSRSVMGGLKIQIVIVRKGGTPDAEAVDR, from the coding sequence GTGCCGCAGCTATGGAGACGCCTCCCGAAGTTAATAGCGGACAGATCGATTCTGACGAAGCTTATCGCAAGCTTGTTTATCCTCGTTACGCCGTTGTACGTATTCAATTACGTCATTACGAATATCGGTGCCGACAACAATCGCAAGGAAATCGAACGGGCGCTGACCAGCTCCCTGCAATCCTACAGCAATATCCTCGATGGTGAAGTTCAGAGAATCCAGCAAATGCTCAATATGAGCGCGCTTGATATTGCAATCGAGCATGTGGAGGTCATAAAGCCCGATATTTCCTATTTAGAGAAAGCGGCATTCTTAAGTAAAGTCGGCCCCTATCTCAACAGAATTCAATACTCGACGCGCTTCGTTTCGGATTCGATCGCCTATCTTCCTTTAATGAACACGACGGTGGCGAAAATCGGAGGCAACAGCTCCTTCCAAGCCGAATCTTTCGAAGCTCTGAAGACGCAAGCAAAACCGTTTATCTTATGGAACGATCGCTTATACATGAATGCTCCCTTCATTACGTCCCCCGGGGACAAAGAAGGAATGCTCATTCTTGCCGTGCAAATCTCGGAAGCGACCGTTGCGGACTATATTTCGAAAATCATGAGCTTCGACCGCGGAGGAGCGCTGTTGTTCGATATGCGGAACACGTGGGAAATTTCCGCGAATAAACAAGACTCCGCCGGCAGCGAAATCAAACGCCGCCTGCTCGCGAATGCCGTTAACGAATCTCGAGGTTACGGCCCCCGCGTCGTCACGGAGAACATTCGGGGCGAGTCCTATTTCATTGTCTACGAACCTTGGGCCGGCTCTAACGTCCTGCTTGCCGCATACGCGCCGGAGTCGGAAATCTACGATTCGTTAAGCATATACAAGAAGTATTTCTACTCCTTCTCCCTCATATCGATTCTGATCATTATCCTGTTCTCGCTCGGGCTGTACAAGCTGATTCACAAACCGTTAAGAATGTTGATCCACGCCTTCCGAAGGGTCGAAATCGGACAATTGCGATTCTCCCTAGCCCATAGGAACGAAGACGAATTCGGCTACTTATACCGTCGCTTCAATAATATGACGGAAACGCTCGATAACATGGTGAACGTCGTCTACGAACAGAAGCTGCTCAATCAACGTTCCGAGTTGAAGCGGCTTCAATCTCAGATCAATCCTCATTTTCTCTACAATAACTTTTTCGTGTTGCATCGCCTCGTTCGTTCCGGGAATGCGGATAAAGCCTCGCGGTTCACCGAATATCTCGGACGTTACTTCCAATTCGTCACGAGAGACGCCTCGGACGAAATCAAACTGGAAGACGACGTTCTTCATGCGCAGACTTACGTCGACATTCAATCGGTTTGCTTTGACCAAAGGGTATTCGTAAAGTTCGAACCCCTGCCCGAAGAGATCAAACAAGTGATGGTTCCCCGCTTAATCCTGCAGCCTCTGCTCGAAAATTGCTTCAATCACGTGTTCGAGAAGCAGTTAGCCCGAGGCGAACTATCCGTCTCCTTCCATGCGGACGGGCAGTACGTTCGCATCGACGTGGAGGACAACGGCAAGCAACTGGACGATTCGCAATTGGAGACGCTTGTCGCGAAGCTCTCCGAAGCGGACAAACAAACGGAGGAAAGTACGGGAATGATCAACGTGCATCGACGTCTTCGTCTTAAGTTCGGAGATGAATCCGGGCTTGTTCTATCTCGAAGCGTGATGGGCGGGCTGAAAATACAGATTGTCATCGTAAGAAAGGGAGGGACGCCGGATGCTGAAGCTGTTGATCGTTGA